A genomic segment from uncultured Erythrobacter sp. encodes:
- a CDS encoding P-II family nitrogen regulator yields MKFIIAIIKPFKLDTVREALSGIGIAGMTVTEVKGFGRQKGQTEIYRGAEYSTNMLPKVKLEIAASDEIAAQVVETIQQTANTGAIGDGKIFVLDLASATRIRTGESGETAL; encoded by the coding sequence ATGAAGTTCATCATCGCCATTATCAAACCGTTCAAGCTCGACACCGTTCGTGAAGCGCTGAGCGGCATCGGCATTGCCGGGATGACTGTCACCGAGGTCAAGGGCTTCGGTCGGCAAAAGGGTCAGACCGAAATCTACCGCGGTGCGGAATACTCCACCAACATGCTTCCCAAGGTGAAGCTCGAGATCGCTGCCAGCGACGAAATCGCCGCGCAGGTGGTCGAAACCATCCAGCAGACCGCCAACACGGGCGCGATCGGCGACGGCAAGATCTTCGTTCTGGATCTCGCGTCCGCCACTCGCATCCGCACCGGCGAGTCCGGCGAAACCGCGCTTTAA
- a CDS encoding aspartate aminotransferase family protein, translated as MSITPLMPVYPRCGVRPVRGEHCHLIDEDGTRYLDFASGIAVNLLGHSHEGLIGAIQQQAATLMHVSNLYGSPQGERLAQTLVDTTFGDTVFFTNSGAEAVECAIKAARAYHQNAGEAGDANRFEIITFHNAFHGRTMATISASNQTKMHHGFAPLLEGFKYAPFDDLEAAKALIGPHTAGILVEPIQGEGGIRPASQEFMAGLRALCDEHGLMLILDEVQCGVARTGKLYAYEHYGVEPDIMATAKGIGGGFPLGACIATEHAARGMTFGTHGSTYGGNPLAMAAGMAVMDAVANEEFLASVRDKGERLRSRLEQFIGNYPELFELVRGKGLMLGLKMKMESRPFYVHLRDHHQLLTVAAGDNTIRVIPPLVIGDAEIDEFFDKLSAGAASFKVPEPA; from the coding sequence ATGTCGATTACCCCGCTCATGCCCGTCTATCCGCGTTGCGGTGTCCGGCCGGTGCGCGGCGAGCACTGCCATCTCATCGACGAGGACGGCACCCGCTATCTCGATTTCGCCAGCGGCATCGCGGTGAATCTGCTCGGACATTCGCATGAAGGGCTGATCGGCGCGATCCAGCAGCAGGCCGCGACGCTGATGCACGTCTCGAACCTCTATGGCAGCCCGCAGGGTGAGCGACTGGCGCAGACGTTGGTCGACACGACCTTCGGCGACACGGTGTTCTTCACCAATTCGGGCGCCGAGGCCGTCGAATGCGCAATCAAGGCTGCGCGCGCCTATCACCAGAACGCGGGCGAGGCGGGGGACGCTAACCGGTTCGAAATCATCACCTTCCACAATGCCTTCCACGGCCGGACGATGGCGACCATCTCGGCCTCGAACCAGACCAAGATGCACCATGGCTTTGCGCCGCTGCTCGAAGGGTTCAAGTATGCGCCGTTCGATGATCTGGAAGCGGCCAAGGCGCTGATCGGGCCGCACACGGCGGGCATTCTGGTTGAGCCGATCCAGGGGGAGGGCGGTATTCGCCCTGCGTCACAGGAGTTCATGGCGGGCCTGCGCGCCTTGTGTGACGAGCACGGGTTGATGCTGATCCTCGACGAAGTTCAGTGCGGCGTTGCGCGTACCGGCAAGCTCTATGCCTATGAGCATTACGGGGTCGAGCCCGACATCATGGCGACCGCGAAGGGCATCGGCGGCGGCTTCCCGCTCGGCGCCTGCATCGCTACCGAGCACGCCGCGCGCGGCATGACCTTCGGCACCCACGGATCCACCTACGGCGGCAACCCGTTGGCGATGGCGGCCGGGATGGCGGTGATGGACGCGGTGGCTAACGAGGAATTCCTCGCATCGGTCCGCGACAAGGGGGAGCGCCTGCGCTCGCGCCTCGAACAGTTCATCGGCAATTACCCGGAGCTGTTCGAACTGGTGCGTGGCAAGGGCCTGATGCTGGGTCTCAAGATGAAGATGGAGAGCCGCCCGTTCTACGTCCACCTGCGCGATCATCACCAGCTGCTGACCGTGGCGGCGGGCGACAACACCATC
- a CDS encoding SDR family NAD(P)-dependent oxidoreductase, giving the protein MKTAFVTGATAGIGLATVRTLVANGWRCVATGRRQERLDALVAELGADKVHAVCFDVRDTAALDAALAGLPEGFRDIDLLVNNAGLAQGLSPAQNADLNDWHTMIDTNITAMVVLTRKLLPLLIERRGAIIAIGSVAGSYLYPGGNVYAGSKAFANHFTLALRADLHGTGVRVTSIEPGMVETEFTVVRTGSQQASDDLYRGVNPMTGQDIADTILWIATLPPHLNINRIELMPVNQDFAGFRVARDPQ; this is encoded by the coding sequence ATGAAAACGGCCTTTGTCACCGGCGCCACTGCCGGGATTGGTCTTGCGACTGTGCGCACTCTGGTCGCGAACGGCTGGCGCTGCGTCGCCACCGGGCGGCGGCAGGAGCGGCTGGATGCGCTGGTCGCAGAACTAGGCGCGGATAAGGTCCACGCGGTGTGCTTCGATGTGCGCGATACCGCCGCACTTGACGCTGCGCTCGCGGGCCTACCCGAAGGGTTCCGCGATATCGATCTGCTGGTGAACAACGCGGGCCTCGCTCAGGGCCTCTCGCCCGCACAGAACGCCGATCTGAATGACTGGCACACGATGATCGACACCAACATCACCGCGATGGTGGTGCTGACGCGCAAGCTGCTGCCGCTGCTGATCGAACGGCGCGGCGCGATCATCGCCATCGGCTCGGTGGCGGGGAGCTACCTCTATCCCGGCGGCAATGTCTATGCCGGGTCCAAGGCCTTCGCCAATCACTTCACACTGGCCCTGCGCGCCGACCTGCACGGCACCGGCGTGCGCGTCACCAGCATCGAGCCGGGCATGGTCGAGACCGAATTCACCGTGGTGCGCACGGGCAGCCAGCAGGCTTCGGACGATCTCTATCGCGGGGTCAATCCGATGACCGGGCAGGACATCGCCGACACGATCCTGTGGATCGCAACCCTGCCGCCGCATCTCAACATCAACCGGATCGAGCTGATGCCGGTCAACCAGGACTTCGCGGGCTTCCGCGTCGCACGCGACCCGCAATGA
- a CDS encoding TIGR01244 family sulfur transferase: MSDFRQLTENVLVSPQLALEDIAAAAALGVGLIVNNRPDGEEPSAPQGDEIAAAAAAAGMNYVAIPIGHSGFSEPQVNAMIDALEQAEGPILAYCRSGTRSTLLWALAAAKQGVEPDDIARTAARAGYDVSPIRAMIDMLAAR, encoded by the coding sequence ATGAGCGATTTTCGCCAACTGACCGAAAATGTGCTGGTGAGCCCGCAACTTGCGCTGGAGGATATCGCGGCGGCGGCGGCGCTGGGCGTGGGCCTTATCGTCAATAATCGACCCGATGGTGAGGAACCCTCGGCACCGCAGGGGGACGAAATCGCCGCAGCGGCAGCGGCAGCGGGAATGAATTATGTCGCCATTCCGATCGGCCACTCAGGCTTCAGCGAACCGCAGGTCAACGCCATGATCGACGCGCTGGAACAGGCCGAGGGCCCGATTCTCGCCTATTGCCGTTCGGGCACCCGATCGACCTTGTTGTGGGCGCTGGCCGCCGCCAAGCAGGGCGTCGAGCCAGATGACATCGCCCGCACAGCGGCGCGGGCAGGCTATGACGTCAGCCCGATTCGCGCGATGATCGACATGCTCGCCGCGCGCTGA
- a CDS encoding ammonium transporter, protein MKRILSTTAVLATGAIMLAAPAFAAPVADAAAAAAEAAPAAFTPTAEMVNKGDVAWMMVSTALVLMMSVPALALFYGGLVRAKNMLSVLMQVLTIVCVAALVWFGWGYSMAFTSTGTPFPALFGGLDKAFLAGVNPGTFAATFSNGVYLPELVFVMFQMTFACITPALIVGAFAERVKFTSLIIFVVAWMTLAYFPIAHMVWYWAGPDFLPNAPTDMGLLWGWGALDFAGGTVVHINAGIAGLIGCLIIGPRIGYKKEPMPPHNLVMTMIGASLLWIGWFGFNAGSALESNAFAALAFINTFVATAAAGAAWAIIEQITHKKPSLLGAVSGVVAGLVAITPAAGFAHPGTAIILGAVASVICYFFVTTVKNKLNYDDSLDVFGIHAVGGIVGAIGTGIVADPALGGQGWIDYTAPVAVAGEFDMAGQVITQIYAVGVTVAWTGVVSAVLFMILKYTLGLRPDAEAETNGLDISEHGERAYN, encoded by the coding sequence ATGAAGCGTATTCTTTCGACAACTGCGGTGCTGGCAACGGGAGCTATCATGCTCGCCGCGCCAGCCTTTGCCGCGCCTGTGGCCGATGCGGCCGCTGCCGCCGCCGAAGCCGCGCCTGCCGCCTTCACCCCCACCGCCGAGATGGTCAACAAGGGCGACGTCGCCTGGATGATGGTCTCGACCGCGCTCGTATTGATGATGAGCGTGCCTGCGCTCGCGCTGTTCTACGGCGGCCTCGTGCGCGCCAAGAACATGCTGAGCGTGCTCATGCAGGTGCTCACCATCGTCTGCGTTGCTGCGCTGGTCTGGTTTGGCTGGGGCTACTCGATGGCCTTCACCTCCACGGGCACCCCCTTCCCGGCGCTGTTCGGCGGGCTCGACAAGGCGTTCCTTGCCGGGGTCAATCCGGGCACTTTTGCCGCGACCTTCTCCAACGGGGTTTACCTGCCGGAACTCGTCTTCGTGATGTTCCAGATGACCTTCGCCTGCATCACGCCGGCGCTGATCGTCGGGGCCTTTGCGGAACGCGTGAAGTTCACTTCGCTGATCATCTTCGTGGTCGCCTGGATGACGCTCGCCTATTTCCCGATCGCACACATGGTGTGGTACTGGGCCGGCCCGGACTTCCTGCCCAACGCGCCCACTGACATGGGCCTGCTTTGGGGCTGGGGCGCGCTCGACTTCGCTGGTGGCACCGTGGTGCACATCAACGCCGGGATCGCTGGTCTGATCGGCTGCCTCATCATCGGCCCGCGCATCGGCTACAAGAAGGAGCCCATGCCCCCGCACAACCTGGTGATGACCATGATCGGCGCCAGCCTGCTGTGGATCGGCTGGTTCGGGTTCAACGCTGGCTCGGCGCTCGAATCCAACGCCTTCGCTGCCCTCGCCTTCATCAACACCTTCGTTGCCACGGCAGCAGCGGGTGCGGCCTGGGCGATCATCGAACAGATCACCCACAAGAAGCCTTCGCTGCTCGGCGCGGTTTCGGGTGTGGTGGCTGGCCTTGTGGCGATCACGCCGGCGGCAGGCTTTGCCCACCCCGGCACGGCGATCATCCTCGGCGCTGTGGCTTCGGTGATCTGCTACTTCTTCGTCACCACGGTGAAGAACAAGCTGAACTACGACGATAGCCTTGATGTCTTCGGCATCCATGCCGTGGGCGGGATTGTCGGCGCGATCGGCACCGGCATCGTCGCCGATCCGGCGCTCGGCGGTCAGGGCTGGATCGACTACACCGCTCCGGTGGCTGTCGCTGGCGAGTTCGACATGGCCGGGCAGGTCATCACCCAGATCTATGCGGTCGGTGTGACGGTCGCCTGGACGGGGGTCGTCTCGGCCGTCCTGTTCATGATCCTCAAGTACACCCTGGGCCTGCGCCCTGACGCCGAAGCCGAAACCAACGGCCTCGACATCTCCGAACACGGGGAGCGCGCCTACAACTAG
- a CDS encoding cold-shock protein, with amino-acid sequence MGYDRGRRRGRDKRDGFGEDGFDPFGGGNDGFSPPREFGGGGDRFGGGGDRFGGGGGGDRYGGGGGGGAPRSGGGGFSGGPRGPGGGGGGGFSGAPRMPAQIVGTGKGTVKFFNTQKGFGFIQQEGGGEDVFVHISAVERAGLEGLAEGQELQYNLVDRGGKVSAQDLQVVGDVIAVAAKPAAPARELTGERAKGTVKFFNAMKGFGFLVRDDGQPDAFVHISAVERSGLSALNEGERYEFDLEVDRRGKHSAVNLAPIEG; translated from the coding sequence ATGGGTTACGATAGGGGACGCCGGCGCGGACGCGATAAGCGCGACGGTTTCGGCGAAGATGGCTTCGATCCGTTTGGCGGTGGGAATGATGGTTTCTCGCCTCCGCGCGAATTTGGCGGCGGCGGCGATCGCTTTGGTGGCGGTGGCGACCGGTTTGGCGGCGGCGGCGGCGGTGATCGCTACGGCGGCGGTGGCGGAGGCGGTGCCCCGCGCAGCGGCGGTGGCGGCTTCAGTGGCGGCCCGCGTGGTCCTGGCGGCGGCGGCGGCGGTGGGTTTAGCGGCGCGCCGCGCATGCCTGCCCAGATCGTTGGCACCGGCAAGGGCACCGTGAAGTTCTTCAATACACAGAAGGGCTTCGGCTTCATCCAGCAAGAAGGCGGCGGCGAAGATGTGTTCGTACACATCAGCGCAGTCGAGCGTGCTGGTCTTGAAGGTCTCGCTGAAGGTCAGGAACTCCAGTACAATCTCGTGGATCGCGGCGGCAAAGTGTCGGCACAGGATCTTCAGGTTGTCGGTGATGTGATCGCAGTGGCGGCCAAGCCTGCTGCTCCGGCTCGCGAACTGACGGGTGAGCGCGCCAAGGGCACGGTCAAGTTCTTCAACGCGATGAAGGGCTTCGGCTTCCTCGTCCGTGATGATGGCCAGCCCGATGCCTTCGTCCACATCAGCGCGGTCGAGCGTTCGGGGCTTTCCGCCTTGAACGAAGGCGAACGCTACGAATTCGATCTCGAAGTCGATCGACGCGGAAAACATTCCGCCGTCAATCTGGCACCGATCGAAGGCTGA
- a CDS encoding alpha/beta hydrolase, whose product MHDTGPTSQTFISQRLRLNYLDWGGRGKPPLVLVHGGRDHARSWDWTAEALSADYHVIAMDHRGHGDSDWVSDGVYSAGDMVYDLAQLIHQLGVGPVRMVAHSMGGNVALRYAGAFPDMVTKLVAIEGLGPSPEMRAKQRAVPYPERLAEFIEKKRKAAGRSPRKYESIEAAFARMIEENAYLTEEQARHLTVHGVNRNEDGTYSWKFDPHLNVWPVEDIGDEFIEALWGAITCPTLLLYGADSWASNPEKDGRIAHFKTASVIEFEKAGHWLHHDQFDRFIATLRDFL is encoded by the coding sequence ATGCACGACACCGGCCCGACCTCGCAGACCTTCATCTCGCAGCGCCTTCGCCTGAATTACCTCGACTGGGGTGGTCGCGGGAAGCCGCCGCTGGTGCTGGTACATGGTGGGCGCGATCATGCGCGCTCGTGGGACTGGACCGCCGAGGCATTGAGTGCGGATTACCACGTCATCGCGATGGATCACCGCGGGCATGGCGATAGCGACTGGGTGTCGGACGGGGTCTATTCCGCGGGCGATATGGTCTACGATCTGGCCCAGCTGATCCATCAGCTCGGTGTCGGCCCGGTGCGGATGGTGGCGCATTCGATGGGCGGCAATGTCGCGCTGCGCTATGCAGGTGCGTTTCCGGACATGGTGACAAAGCTCGTCGCGATCGAAGGCCTCGGCCCGTCGCCGGAAATGCGCGCCAAGCAGCGCGCGGTGCCTTACCCCGAACGCCTTGCCGAATTCATCGAGAAGAAGCGCAAGGCCGCAGGCCGCTCCCCGCGCAAATATGAAAGCATCGAAGCTGCCTTTGCGCGGATGATTGAGGAGAACGCCTACCTCACTGAGGAACAGGCGCGGCACCTCACCGTCCACGGCGTCAACCGCAACGAAGACGGCACCTATAGCTGGAAGTTCGACCCGCACCTCAACGTCTGGCCGGTCGAGGATATCGGCGACGAATTCATTGAGGCACTTTGGGGCGCGATCACTTGCCCGACTCTGTTGTTATATGGCGCAGATAGCTGGGCATCGAACCCGGAGAAGGACGGGCGCATCGCCCACTTCAAAACCGCCAGCGTGATCGAGTTCGAGAAGGCCGGCCACTGGCTCCACCACGACCAGTTCGACCGCTTCATTGCCACCTTGCGCGATTTTCTCTGA
- a CDS encoding sterol desaturase family protein: protein MPEFNPTQYAVPLFVVAVLAEMIWAKLRAPEAYEPKDTLVSLSFGLGSTVAGALLGGFAITLMLLAYDWRVVDFGPEWWAVWWAWPLCFVLDDLKYYWVHRAGHRIRWMWASHVNHHSSQHYNLSTALRQSWTGAFTFGVLFAIPLVLLGFHPVMIAICGGFNLIYQFWIHTEAIKRMPAWFEAVMNTPSHHRVHHATNPRYLDTNYAGVFIIWDKLFGTFTPEVDDEKIRYGIVKQLGSFNLLWSVFHEWIGMIADIWHAPWKHKLSYLLREPGWSHDGSRETSDMIRSRWQARRSTGEVAPAATSVADRNPIAGGQEAA, encoded by the coding sequence ATGCCTGAATTCAACCCCACCCAATATGCCGTGCCGCTGTTCGTGGTGGCGGTCCTGGCCGAGATGATCTGGGCCAAGCTGCGCGCGCCGGAAGCCTATGAGCCGAAGGACACGCTGGTCAGCTTATCGTTCGGCTTGGGCTCGACCGTTGCCGGGGCGCTCTTGGGCGGCTTTGCGATCACGTTGATGCTGCTTGCCTATGACTGGCGGGTGGTGGATTTCGGGCCGGAATGGTGGGCGGTGTGGTGGGCCTGGCCGCTGTGCTTCGTGCTCGACGACCTCAAATATTACTGGGTACACCGCGCCGGGCACCGCATCCGCTGGATGTGGGCGTCACATGTGAACCACCATTCGAGCCAGCACTACAACCTGTCGACCGCGCTACGGCAGAGTTGGACCGGAGCCTTCACCTTCGGGGTGCTTTTCGCCATTCCCTTGGTGCTGCTGGGCTTTCATCCGGTGATGATCGCGATCTGCGGCGGGTTCAATCTCATCTACCAGTTCTGGATCCACACCGAGGCGATCAAGCGGATGCCCGCGTGGTTCGAGGCGGTGATGAACACGCCCAGCCACCACCGCGTCCACCATGCGACCAACCCGCGCTATCTCGACACCAATTACGCGGGTGTGTTCATCATCTGGGACAAGCTGTTCGGCACCTTCACCCCCGAGGTCGATGACGAAAAGATCCGCTATGGCATCGTCAAGCAACTCGGCAGTTTCAATCTGTTGTGGTCGGTGTTCCACGAATGGATCGGGATGATTGCCGACATCTGGCATGCGCCGTGGAAGCATAAGCTCAGCTACCTGCTGCGCGAGCCCGGCTGGAGCCATGACGGCAGCCGCGAAACCTCCGACATGATCCGCAGCCGGTGGCAGGCGCGGCGAAGCACCGGCGAGGTTGCGCCCGCCGCAACTTCAGTGGCGGATCGAAACCCGATTGCAGGCGGCCAAGAAGCTGCCTAA
- a CDS encoding pyridoxamine 5'-phosphate oxidase family protein yields the protein MADFFEALNEKHIAMIAAQPVFFVASAAAEGRINLSPKGYDAFRVLSPTRVAYLDLGGSGNETHAHLAAEQADQGRITLMFCNFQQPALILRIYGRGRAVLPQDAEWEGLAAHFTLMPGTRQIFDVAVESVQSSCGWGVPFMTLESERDTLKKAHRQSDPAAWEAKMAQRTRSIDGLPTRTTDRYIMGDES from the coding sequence ATGGCGGATTTCTTCGAGGCATTGAACGAGAAGCACATCGCCATGATCGCCGCCCAGCCGGTGTTCTTCGTCGCGAGCGCGGCGGCGGAGGGGCGCATCAACCTCAGCCCCAAGGGTTATGACGCCTTCCGCGTGCTGTCGCCCACGCGGGTCGCCTATCTCGATCTGGGCGGTTCGGGTAACGAGACTCACGCGCATCTTGCCGCCGAGCAGGCCGATCAGGGGCGGATCACGCTGATGTTCTGCAATTTCCAGCAGCCTGCGTTGATCCTCAGGATCTACGGACGCGGACGGGCGGTGTTGCCGCAGGATGCCGAGTGGGAGGGGCTGGCCGCGCATTTCACGCTGATGCCCGGCACGCGCCAGATCTTCGATGTCGCGGTCGAAAGCGTGCAGTCGTCGTGCGGTTGGGGCGTGCCCTTCATGACACTGGAGAGCGAGCGCGATACGCTGAAGAAGGCGCATCGTCAGTCCGATCCTGCGGCGTGGGAAGCCAAGATGGCGCAACGCACCCGCAGCATCGACGGCCTGCCGACCCGCACGACCGACCGCTACATCATGGGCGACGAAAGCTAA
- a CDS encoding peptide chain release factor 3: MTSNRRTFAIISHPDAGKTTLTEKLLLQGGAIHLAGEVKARGQARRARSDWMKIEQQRGISVTSSVMTFQKDGIVFNLLDTPGHEDFSEDTYRTLTAVDSAVMVIDAAKGIEPQTRKLFEVCRLRSVPIITFVNKVDREGRDPFETLDEVADMLALDVSPQMWPIGMGGEFEGLLDFATGTIGRPEGPSREYLGTRDTATIPQRFADEIELARGGYPEFDLEAFRHGDLTPVYFGSALKNFGVTELIDAISRYAPPPRPQPAGEEQISPDRDEVTGFIFKVQANMDPNHRDRIAFMRQVSGTFKRGMKLTPSGLGKPIAVHSPILFFAQDRELADTAEAGDIIGIPNHGTLRVGDTLSERNQVRFTGLPNFAPEILRRVQLRDPTKTKQLRKALDDLSEEGVIQVFYPDIGSAHIVGVVGQLQLEVLISRLEAEYKVEAVLEPSPFATARWIKGDEKTLEEFAGFNRANLARDRDGDYVFMAKSPWDVSYQVEKNPQLTFSATKER; this comes from the coding sequence ATGACCTCCAATCGCCGCACCTTCGCGATCATCTCGCACCCTGACGCGGGTAAGACCACGCTCACCGAAAAGCTGCTGCTGCAAGGCGGCGCGATCCATTTGGCGGGCGAGGTCAAGGCACGCGGGCAGGCGCGGCGGGCGCGGTCGGACTGGATGAAGATCGAGCAGCAGCGCGGGATCTCGGTCACCTCCTCGGTGATGACCTTCCAGAAGGACGGGATCGTCTTCAACCTGCTCGATACGCCGGGCCATGAGGACTTCTCGGAGGACACCTATCGCACGCTGACGGCGGTGGATTCGGCAGTGATGGTGATCGATGCGGCCAAGGGGATCGAGCCGCAGACCCGCAAGCTGTTCGAGGTCTGCCGCTTGCGCTCTGTGCCGATCATCACCTTCGTCAATAAGGTCGACCGCGAAGGCCGCGATCCGTTCGAGACGCTGGACGAGGTCGCCGACATGCTGGCGCTCGACGTGTCGCCCCAGATGTGGCCGATTGGCATGGGCGGCGAGTTTGAGGGCCTGCTCGACTTCGCGACCGGCACCATCGGCCGCCCAGAAGGGCCGAGCCGCGAATATCTCGGCACGCGCGACACTGCCACGATCCCTCAACGCTTCGCCGACGAGATCGAGCTGGCGCGCGGCGGCTATCCTGAGTTCGACCTTGAAGCCTTCCGCCACGGCGATCTGACACCGGTCTATTTCGGATCGGCATTGAAGAACTTCGGCGTCACCGAATTGATCGACGCCATTTCCCGCTATGCCCCGCCGCCCCGGCCTCAGCCTGCGGGCGAGGAGCAGATCAGCCCGGACCGCGACGAAGTGACCGGCTTCATCTTCAAGGTGCAGGCCAATATGGATCCCAACCACCGTGACCGGATCGCCTTCATGCGGCAGGTCTCGGGCACCTTCAAACGCGGGATGAAGCTGACGCCGTCAGGCCTCGGCAAGCCGATCGCGGTGCATTCCCCCATCCTGTTCTTTGCACAGGACCGCGAGCTCGCCGACACCGCCGAAGCGGGCGACATCATTGGCATTCCCAACCACGGCACGCTCCGGGTGGGCGATACCCTGAGCGAGCGCAATCAGGTGCGCTTCACCGGCCTGCCCAACTTCGCACCCGAAATCCTGCGCCGCGTGCAATTGCGTGATCCGACCAAGACCAAGCAATTGCGCAAGGCCTTGGACGACCTCAGCGAAGAGGGCGTGATCCAGGTGTTCTACCCGGACATTGGCTCGGCCCACATCGTCGGGGTGGTCGGCCAGCTTCAGCTTGAAGTGCTGATTTCGCGGCTGGAGGCGGAATACAAGGTCGAAGCCGTGCTCGAACCTTCGCCCTTCGCCACCGCGCGCTGGATCAAGGGCGACGAGAAGACGCTGGAGGAATTCGCCGGGTTCAACCGCGCCAACCTCGCCCGTGACCGTGATGGCGATTACGTGTTCATGGCCAAGAGCCCGTGGGACGTCAGCTATCAGGTTGAGAAGAACCCGCAGCTGACCTTCTCTGCCACGAAGGAACGGTAG
- a CDS encoding GMC family oxidoreductase N-terminal domain-containing protein, which yields MESFDYIVIGGGSAGSAVAGRLAVDGTRRVCLLEAGGRNDNVWIKTPGFMPFIPEKSNYRYETVPQKGLNGRTGYQPRGRGLGGSSAINAMVYIRGNRWDYDNWAAMGCSGWAYDDVLPYFRRAEANERGGDDFHGAGGPLFVSDQTAANPSSYAFVEAAAALQLRTNGDFNGAHQEGFGLYQVTQRKGERWSAARAYVEPIRDAGNFAVRTDTLVEKLVIEGGRVTGVQIRRGGQSETLLARRGVVLSAGAFNSPQILMLSGIGPADHLKAHGIDVVLDRPAVGGNLQDHIDYVSGWETESDIPIGSTLKGTLKMAAAMVEHRRKRTGVMTTPYAEAGGFWSVMPDSPAPDVQWHFVPAVLEDHGREKVKAHGFSLHACVLRPESRGTVRLGSGDAAAAPVIDPNFLADDRDMAVLRAGVRLSHRIAEAPPMQAFGPKDRHPVDLHDDAALDQLIRNRSDSVYHPVGTCRMGNDPDAVVDPTLKLNGLEGLWVADASIMPKLVSGNTNAPSIMIGERCADFVMASE from the coding sequence ATGGAAAGTTTCGACTACATCGTCATTGGCGGTGGCAGTGCCGGTAGCGCTGTCGCAGGGCGGCTCGCGGTAGATGGCACGCGGCGGGTGTGTCTGCTGGAAGCGGGCGGGCGCAACGACAATGTCTGGATCAAGACGCCGGGCTTCATGCCCTTCATCCCCGAAAAGTCGAACTACCGCTATGAAACCGTCCCGCAAAAGGGGCTGAACGGCCGCACCGGATACCAGCCACGCGGACGCGGGCTCGGCGGCTCCTCGGCGATCAACGCAATGGTCTATATCCGCGGCAACCGCTGGGATTACGACAACTGGGCCGCGATGGGCTGCTCCGGCTGGGCCTATGACGACGTGCTCCCCTACTTCCGCCGCGCCGAGGCGAACGAGCGCGGGGGGGACGATTTCCACGGCGCGGGCGGGCCCTTGTTCGTGTCCGATCAGACCGCCGCCAACCCTTCCTCCTACGCCTTTGTCGAAGCGGCCGCCGCGCTCCAGCTGCGCACCAATGGGGATTTCAACGGCGCGCACCAGGAGGGCTTCGGTCTTTATCAGGTCACGCAGCGCAAAGGTGAACGCTGGTCAGCGGCCCGCGCCTATGTCGAGCCGATCCGCGATGCCGGCAATTTCGCGGTGCGCACCGATACGCTGGTCGAGAAGCTGGTGATCGAGGGCGGGCGCGTCACCGGCGTGCAGATCCGTCGCGGGGGCCAGTCAGAAACGCTGCTCGCCCGGCGCGGTGTTGTGCTGAGCGCAGGCGCATTCAACTCTCCGCAAATCCTGATGCTGTCGGGCATCGGCCCGGCCGATCACCTGAAGGCGCACGGGATCGACGTGGTGCTGGATCGCCCGGCGGTCGGCGGCAACTTGCAGGATCATATCGACTACGTCTCCGGCTGGGAGACGGAGAGCGACATTCCGATCGGCAGCACACTCAAAGGCACGCTCAAGATGGCGGCGGCCATGGTTGAGCACCGCCGCAAGCGAACGGGGGTGATGACCACGCCCTATGCCGAGGCGGGCGGGTTCTGGAGCGTGATGCCCGATAGCCCCGCCCCTGACGTGCAGTGGCATTTCGTGCCTGCGGTCCTGGAGGATCACGGGCGCGAGAAGGTGAAGGCGCATGGCTTCTCGCTCCACGCCTGCGTGCTGCGGCCAGAGAGCCGCGGCACCGTGCGGCTGGGGAGCGGCGATGCGGCCGCCGCGCCGGTGATCGATCCCAACTTCCTCGCCGATGATCGCGACATGGCGGTGCTACGCGCCGGTGTGCGCCTGTCGCACCGGATTGCCGAAGCGCCGCCGATGCAGGCGTTCGGCCCGAAGGACCGCCACCCGGTCGACCTGCATGATGATGCTGCGCTGGACCAGCTGATCCGCAATCGCTCGGATTCGGTCTATCACCCTGTCGGCACCTGCCGGATGGGCAACGACCCGGACGCCGTGGTCGATCCGACGCTGAAGCTGAACGGGCTGGAGGGTCTGTGGGTGGCGGATGCGAGCATCATGCCCAAGCTCGTCAGCGGCAACACCAACGCGCCGAGCATCATGATCGGAGAGCGTTGCGCTGACTTCGTGATGGCGTCTGAATAG